Below is a window of Malania oleifera isolate guangnan ecotype guangnan chromosome 1, ASM2987363v1, whole genome shotgun sequence DNA.
aagagggggggtgaattggtatttttaaattttacctcctaggtattcctttctaacaacagtatgtttacaagcctagggtcaatctaatgcaattaatgtaaatatacctgaaattaaataaggtagtttaaataatcatataagcactagaaagcagtaaagagaggatgacacagagatatgttatcgaggttcggtcaactgcctacgtccccgccttggctaaccagtacaaggattatcacaataccttactcacttaaacgggtggagcgtcacctatacaaaccaggtcaaattaacacagggctgacctcaacctttacaccaatccttatcgggctggattaccgccccctcaggccacgcctggaatcactcagatatacaatcaaaggtacaatacaaaaGTGGCTGTCAACGTAAAGCAGATTTGGTACCACAAAATGTGCACAAACACAACAACCACaatatttaaaatgtaagctctgttgTGGTCTAAATCTGTCACTCTCACATGTTTTCTATCTTGTAGCCGAGAACGTGAGAGAGTGTCATACTATCTGTGTACTTCTATATTCGTCAAGAGTGTCACATACAGCTATCaccaagcctcaatattatcatcATAAATGCTATATGCTTGGATTGGCAAAAAGGGATAATCTTTGTTTTTTCGGCAAATGattatatacttgtataaataataccacaaagttGAAATATCCACACACGAAtaatcttttcacaaatatatcaattgAGCACCACACAGAATATCTTgtaatgtttgaaagtattttttgCAATCTCCtaaacaaaaacgaacttcctaagatatttgcaaaacgagaatgcaatacttggattatcacaacaagtctttcttgggcaggcttattggcaagcctcctaagaaaacttattATCTCTCAAAAATCGCGATGTCAAATAtcaacaatatggagagctaacctTGAAGTAAAAGTACTCACTACActacaaatgatttagatgaaTGAAGAGTGTAAGCCTTGAGTAAGGTTTTCAttcaaaagaagtgtgagtaatgagaggcaaaaatgattatttggcttgagagaatttgttaatctttttgctaagCCATGCTAAAAATTCCAAATGAATGAGTAATATAgacataatactaaaattttgaccgttggggacttattagggattttggaaaaagattaatgacactttaagatatttaaaaaaacgcctgtttaaaaaattattaaactcGGCGGTAAAATAGGAGCaatccgagaggtccggtcgaccaaacatgttTCGGTCGCCGGGACTCAATAGCTCGGTCGACCTGGCATTTTGGAACTGATTGTCGATCGACCGGGATAGGGCGAGTTTTCAAAAATACCGAGATTCGTCGACCCGGGCcttttttgaactacagggctcgtcgaccaggttgttggaatTCTCCAATTACCCCGCCTCGGTCTACCAGGTAGGTGTAGTACATAATATGGTCGGTCCGACCCCGGGAGTCAAAAAGTTgcctcccaggtggttcggtcgaccgaggttaaataacctataagggctcggtcccAGAcggcctgggtcaatagtttgaccccccggaccggtttcggtgaCCGAGACAAATTGAACTGAGTTTGGCCGGGCGACCCAAAAtgcaccaaatgtgcattttggtccccTCTTGCaaattcaaaccctattcaagagTGCCtatacatacaagtgcaaagttgagtgtcctaaggtcacttgttccaatttggaaacaccgaaaaactCCGGTGtccggtcgaccttcggtcgtcGATGGTTTCACTCCTAAAGTCTTGCTATGGTTTGGTTTTGAAGCTTTCAAATTAATCAGCtggatgtgtgtgagcttattacaaaaccgaaaacccttattacagacaatttcatttaaaaactattacattAAGAGTATGAATTGGTCcttcaagtctttaagctttttcaagcgtgccactgaagatatgctaatatgaaccagcacatgaactagatatttattaaatacaattgtatttgtcattatcaaaaccagggtgtgacctataaggtcaacaatatatatatatataatatgatttccaaatatcaaaaactgaatataatgttttccagaaaatatccctcaataaaaaatctagttatgaacactaaggatatttaatcaagaggttttaagatatctaaaatataTAACCTTTAATGGAATACACACTTGATTAAAAAAAAACGTTTAACCAATGacgaaaacttttctcaagtatcgatcttatcaaaataatctataagtacactcaaaatcaatcactcagcttacaTTCAATAATAGATTTAGAGATGCAatgttctttgaaaactaaatatcaactagtagatcagtttatataaagaactctatgagactaaatattaacatgtagtgtgatttaccaaacctcaatatcaaaatgcttgtacaataatcacaagaaaaccttttgaagATCAAAGTACCTTTAGCTCATATGTGTAGTATATGATTTGAAATCCgaatcacaacctcagtagtgtgatctctcaagctgtgctaatatgctcaattGTATGCCCAAGAtatgattttcttcttcttgtagttgTTTCTTATCGTTTCATCTTGTCTTTTGTTTGATCTTAGCCTTAACAACTAGGGTTTaggatgttcaatatataggtgtctaCCTTTAGAATCATCTAAGCGTTGGATTCAAAGAAATAGTTTCGCGTGTCTCcgtcattaaaaatcaaaattttaaactttctcgcaagttcagacgaccgagTGTTAAGgcttagatgactgaagttccttagagcttcgaaaaaataacctggacatagggttagacgactgaagttggggttcagtcttctgaagtgtcgggttcagacgactgaagtctgagttcagtcttctgaggtgcttctgtcaggttctgtgtttcaccattaattctttaggcgactgaacttaatcttcggccttttgaagaaattctttagacgtttgagcttaacttcggtcttctgaagttgcatcttcagacgactgaacgttgagttcggtcttctgaagtgacCAATTCctcgattttttttttagttcaaaaaatctgctttgctctttttcttagctcttttataaaaatatttttcggggttttaaaagtatttttaagtccataaatatcccctaatgatgttcatgaaatgcatgagtcctaaggtcattttagggtAAGGTGTCACCCTCCGAACTCGAAATGGGAACCCGATGGTGAAATAATGAaactaacctgtccctatatctaCAAATCATCACAGTACATAACAaggaatgagggtctgaccccgtggggttttcCCAGGACTCTTAAACAAACAtcaatcataatcatataagcagtgaaaaagtcattctatatcaacatctgcataccatactagagtctataacGTCAActaggtgcccaaatacaactcaaaatggcaccAACAAAAACTAACAAGTCCTAGCCTTACCAAGCAGCTCatgcagtacaccagccactacgctccctatactaggacgctagtttcaattacccgaaggacctgtaaaaatgtacgtacagttgaggtgagacacctctcagtaaggaagaacacaagttatattggtgtgtggcatttgagtgttatcatgatacaacatacatgcagttaaatgcattccagtactaatttacacagtgcatacacgcacacatatggaggtcatttatacacagccccgtcATAATACTTACCAGATCAGTAAATCCTTAGTGTCTTCGCCTCTTCGGCCCCTGAATCCGTCCCGCGACATACaacgttggcccatagccaacccgtgaacacggcgccactggcacatggctagtccccgactcccatggcatcgtaccggcgctaaactgatggatccacaccctttgccCTGATcttccggaataggctcacgccctcggatatagagccggacactcttgcctacatggcaggggataacatgccctcggatatagagccggacactcttagtacctggaacaatttcggaaccgtgttcctactagcatttcaacatatcacacacacatgcatgctcatataaccaaaaaaatcacacccatttggtaatataaatcGTGATTTTTCAAACAGATACAGTTTAagcaagtcaaggcacggtcatcccaatcacgcagtataaatcacacatatactcagttttcaagaaaacccgggattcagcccatcaccccctttttcccaaaattgtaataatgaaaaacccatagttttccccgttagatcccccaaatgagtaaccaaaacacacacaggaccgtggaccacagttccattgagtccgatttcaaaaataaccagtATAaatatagttccccttaccttaaccttgtaagcaaatcccgaactccaaggtccctaaacagtgaactgagttccaaaacctacaaatcacaatacagaatatgttcacaagacagttacctacaaatctacatcagaattgaaaactgagccttatctcgattttatgccgaaacccaaaaatctccgaaacgagattccgatccgtaaaagttgtagaaaatccttccacgatcctcgtggtaacttccgttttTCGATTTCGTCAACGATCagtgaagaattctagagagaaggagtagggagaggtttagagaggagatagagagagagagagagagagagagagagagagagaggagtgagggagagagatttgagatttcttaataaggaagcaaaggaaatttccttttatagccctttgacccgacaatttccaattttgcccctcttttaatatttaaacccatttttcatattttgggttcttacaatatgttggacctcaaattaaatcatatgaagtatgtgaatacataagttctaCGTACTCATtgccatgacgatcttgaacttgtcgcttgtaTCTTCAtttttctactcttttagttccacggattgtgccaagatatgtatgctttaatcttcatggcttccatgacttgtcatccttctgtgcatgctatatattattcctgttcacaatctcaatgcacaaatcaaatatcgaatgatttgttattatcaaaataggactggactcgtaaagtcaacaTAATCACTTTCAAATTATTCATTGGGCTAACAGTCCCTGAACGATTAAGCATACATCTTATGGACGTCGTAACAACATCCCTATATGGATCATTGGATAATGAAATTCATATGAAAATCCCTAAAGGATTTAAATTGCTTGAAGCAAAATCTAGAAATTTATATTCACTTAAATTTCAatgttctttatatggattaaagtaaTCTGGACACATGTGGTACAATCAATTATGTGAGTATCTTGTGAAAGAAGgtttcataaatgatccaatttgtctatgcaattttattaaaagatcaaaatTCGGATTTGCTAAAAATgatgtttatgttgatgatttaaatttagttgggactcctaaagagctcactaaagctgctaattatttaatggcataATTTGAgataaaatatttaagaaagataAAATATTATCGTGGCTTACAGATTGAATATGTAAATGgtggaattcttgttcatcaatctaaatatatcgaaaaggtattaaggcaattctatatggataaagttcatcatttgggatctccaatgatggtgcgatcacttaaTGTTAATTAGGATTCATGacgacctcatgatgagggggaggaattacttgatcCTAAAGTGTCATATTTAAGTGCTATTAGCTTTCTAATATATCTAGTCAATTGTACAAGACCCAACATTGCATTTGCTGTAAATTTATTTGTAAGATATACCTTTGCTCCTACTTGGCGATATTGAAATGGAATTAAGCATATTCTACGATATTTGAGAGGTATATCTGATTTGGGCATATTCTActgaagctagtagagaatgcaTGTGACTTAAATCAATAATTTCTTATGTCCaagcaaattgtggtcttcaatcaatcaaggatattccaacagCTTTATATGAAGACAATGTTCCATGTATAACTCAACTAAGAGAAGgatacataaaaggtgatagaacaaaatatatctctccaaaattcttttatacacatgaactccaaaagaatggtgatatagatgttcaatAGATCCAATTAAGTGATAATCTagcagatttgttcaccaaagttttgcttactacaacattcaagaaattagtTCATCTCATCGAAATGAAACATCTTAAAGTTCTTAGTAGAATGAGTTAATATATAGGTGGAGTAGTCACGAGTGGGAGGCAGCGTTATGAAAACTGTGAATGTCATCTCATCTCCACCACGGGGGTGGGGGTGGTTGTCGCAAGTTGTTTTCTCTCATAAATGTCTTGTTATTCCATATTGCCCGAGATAGGCACCCTAGGTGtttgttttgtgttttttctCTGTTGTATTTGTTTGTTGGGCGTGGGGGGTGTGTGTGGGTCCTGACATTTGATATAATGCTTATATAGACACTTGCATGTTTAAAGTAAATATGGTATATAGaaaggagaagagagagaaaagataGATATCTTGTACAAGACTGGAGATAATTTGTACAAGGGTCGGTTTCATATCATTTTGTAATTCCTCTCGAAATAGTGAAGTTGTTGATCCCATTTGCCCGTGGAGTTGGTATAACCAAATTACGTGAATTTCTATcccatctctatttattttcttgtatCTTTTTTAATAACTTCcaaattttaattagttttaagGCTATTTCGTTTTGACAATTTTTTAGTGAAATAAATTGTgaatttttacttctattttattatttgttattCTTTTGCAAATCCTAAAATCAAGTTAGAATCCTAGGGCTTGAATCAAGCCTCCCTGCGCGAACCTAGCTCGTAAATTCCAATGGCGTGAGCTGCTCCATCGACCAAAATTCATGGGCTCGTTGCAGAAACGCACGAAGGTTCTTGAGGATGCAGAAGATAGGATCAGCAAACTCTCAGACTCCATTCTCTGTCACATCCTCTCTTTTCTGCCCACCAAAGATGCTGGCAGAACCAGCATTCTATCCACCCGTTGGAAGTACCTCTTCTTCTCCAGCCCAACTCTCGACTTCGACGATTCTTTGCGCTTATACCTAGGTAAGTGCAATTTAAACTCTCGTCGCAATTTCGTGAACTTCGTGTACAGAGTGTTGCTTCTGCGTAGTTCATTGCATTTGAATCGATTTCGTCTAAAATGCCGAGTGAAACACAATGACCCACATGTTAAGACGTGGATATCTGCCGCTGTATGCCGTAATGTTCAAGAACTTGAGCTTAAGCTTGATATATCGCATGATTTGACAGAAGACGGGAACTCGGGTTTGCTGCCTAACGATCTCCTTAATTGTCGAGCGCTAGTTGTTCTAAAACTGGATGTGAATGGTGACCTCAATGTTCCTAGTGATGTTTCTTTTCCGAGTCTGAAGATCCTTCATCTCCAATCTCTTTTTATTGATTATGACTCTTATAAGAGGATCTTATCCGGCTGTCCTGTGCTGGAAGATTTACTGACATATGACTGTATGTTtgtccagaaggtacaagcctttGATATTTCAATTCCTACACTTAAAAGGCTTACATTGGGGTTGCAATACTTGTCAACTAGAGGTAATTTTTATGAGAGTGAAGTTGTGATTGATGCTCCGTGTCTTCAATACTTCCGATACTCGGGCAATGCGGCAAAAAACTATACTCTGAAGGGGCTAACCTCTCTGGCTGAAGCTCACATATGCATCGTGCTGAGTGCTTGCCAAGATAGGTTATCTTACGGTTCGCCCTTAAGTGATCTTTTCAAAGCAATCTCCATGGTGGAGTCTCTTCATTTATCTGGATGTTCTGTGCGGGTGAGCAGTAAGCTTCCTTTATATTTACTTCATATGAATAATTACATAGCTCTTTATATCTCTCAATCATGTTCGATAGAACCTGACCTAATTTTGTTGATTTGTTGCTTCTGTTGTTCGTTCCAACAAAGATAACCTTCTGTTACTATTATCTTGCATGAAGGTTGTCAAAGACACTCAATGCTGGCTCCCCACATTTCCTAACTTGACCCGTTTGGAGCTTGATTCTGACCATGATACTGGGTTGGTGCTGCTGCCGCAGTTACTTTACAGTTCACCTAAACTTGAAGCGCTAGTCATTGGGGAGGTGATTTAAGCTAGACTATTAGCAGTTTCAGCGTTGAACAGTTTTGCCATAAGAGATTTTTAACTCATTTTGCCTTCCCATTTTCTCAACAGGGTTTTGTAGATGTCAAAGAAAGTTTGATTAATTTCCCAGATTCTTCGTCTGGCTGTCTATCACATCTCAAAGAAGTTGAACTAAAGGAATTCAATGGGAAGGAAGATGAACTACAACTGGTAGAGTATTTATTAGAGAGTGCTGAGGTTTTAGAGAAGATGACAATTAGTTATTTTGGTCTAGAGCAATTTGAGATGGACCTGCATATCGGCAAAAAATTATTGACATTTCCAAGGCATTCAAAGGCATGTCGCATCTTCCTCAATGTAGACCTAAAAGATGAAACAAATTTTCTAAACCATTTTTGGTACATGCCTGAACCTGTGTAAAAGAAGATACATAACTAGTACAATGAAGCAAATGAGAAGAAACTGCTACAATTCTACAGGACTTTTTGTATTGGGAGGtatcttttcattttctttttcttcctggTTTTAATGGATTTGTCTTTGTTGTAAGCATATAGCTTTCTTTATGCTACATAATTTATGTGTTGTTACACTTCAATTTGtcttttcttgaaaaaaattgTGTATGAATTCTAGAGTTCTATTAAGGGACAGTGCAAGGAAATGCTTAGGAATGACAGCAAAATCGTGAGTCCGTGATAATCAAATTCAGACAGACAGCTTagatttattattaaaaattgaaaattacaTGGCCTTAGTAGAGGATAATTTCTCTTGAGAAGTTGCCATTAATTGATACCAGACAATGAGAAAAATGACCATGGCCTGGTCCTACGCATTTTTCTCTTTCCTTATCTGCATATTAACATGACCAATGATCCTAACATCTACtgcagaaaagaaaaaaaggttaGCTTTTAGCTACACGGGGTCTCTCTCAAATGCTGTAAGAGTGTTGTACATCTTTCTCAGTTTCTGCACATACAGTCATTAGGTTGGATGACAACCATAGAGGATTTGGtactctctctcaatctctcataCAACCAAATTTTATAAATCTGTAGAATATGATGATAAAAAATTGGCATATATTACATCTAAAGATgcatacacatttttttttagtGATTTGCATTTTTATAATTACATATTCTCTAGTGATCTAAAATCTCTAGActgatgtgatgatattagtatttagattgatgtgttattattattattattattattatttactattggCTTTTCTGGGGAGTTTGACTACGATGAGTGAGCAAAAGATCATGGAAATCATTGTTGCCATGGAGCGAAATTCATAGAAAATCATTGTTACATAGATCTGTGAAGGAATTGTTAGTtttattgtaatcccaagagggggatgaattggtattttaaaattttctcccctAGGTTAATTGTctagcaatagtattacacaatcctagggtcaatctagtacagatataaaaataaatcaatatattcagctgaaattaaattacacaagcaAACTAATTAAGCATACACAATAAAatagtaaagagagataacaccagatatgttatcgaagtttggcaaatgtgcctacgtccccaccttagctcacaagtacaaggattacactaaggttCAAttcatgggtggagtggcaccgaaaTACAACAAGATCAAATTAATACAGGGTTggccttaacctttacaaccaatccttccgggctggattGACACCCcttcaggtcacgcctggaatacaaccaattttcaatacagaatgtgtacaaattatatgcttctcaatcaagtagatttgcaccaatattaatcaatgcacactaataatgtaggaactataagcttagtgctatatgtgtgcaatcaacactcaaagtaatgtctatattcaatctagtacaagagtgtatcaacaagctaatctttgaaactacatatagatatatatttcaatcacagtttagggtttcaaagattttcactaAGTGTAATCAggatatctcaaaaatattttctcaatattcaagcacaaagagATTCAAAactaagcttgtaaaaatatttttgcttaaacaaaaacacaagctaagatgtcttgcaatttgaatgtcaagacccacaagctttaagttttcccacacaaaagatttattaaattaaatatgggGGGAAAactatgctcaactctcaatcttaaaatcaagcaaacaataaatgcaatgagagtttttagcaacaacaaataatgaataatcactcaaggatattctcacaggacttgatttctcaaaagaatagtAGTATGTGAGTGTATTGGCTTTGTATGAAATAATGGGCTTTGAAAAATTTCGGAGGATTTTGTttctaatcaaattgctaatctttGCTACtctgagcaaatgaacccatatatatagagaatgcctaaattataactgttgaggatacatagggaattattaaatttgttttaaatgagtttaagaaaattaacccagtttaaccccaattaatcgcggtaaaatttaggccaacccgagagtttcggtcgctcgaacagacacatCAGAAAAAGTAACTTTTCCATGTTCAAGTGCTTGAATGAGAGTTCGGTCtgctgaccaaggcgattttccaatctgtcCGGGATTCGATCGCTTGGTCTTAAGTTCGGTTTACCAAACTTACATGTTCGGTTGTCCGAGGGTGATTTGAATGCTAATATTCgggcgcccgagttgttggaaaaagtcaggGTAAATGTTCGGTTGATCGAAAACGGTAgtctttttggttcggtcgcccgaagtcaggtcaacgtGCTGACTTTCTctatgttcggtcgatcgaggtgtTTTCAACACCAATGGTTCGGTCACACGAATCTTTAACATTTTGATACCTTAAGTTCTATTTCAATTCAATAGTTTCtcttgatagtatatgtgataataTGGACTAATTAAAGTacaagtgcaaggacctagggtctttctgaggtctttgagcttatcagttcctatatgcatgatatgcattaattattatagacctttctaaattaaatattacagacccgaattaaacttaatattaaattacaacaaataaatattctgggtcttcttttgcttcaagatacCACATgtcatcatatgatattgccaatatgaacctgcacacaaacttgatagacattaaataccggagtatttgtcataatcaaaacaggatatgacctataaggtcaacaggaaTGAGCTTAAACTGAGGTTTGAAGTATGCGTAGTATTCATATAGTCACCTTGCAATTGAAGAGCCTGGGTTTTGCAAATTGGAAAATCATTAAGGCATTAAGGCTATGCACCATGCACACAGAGTGGTGCACACAGATATGTGAAGGAGCGATCTTGATCAAGGTTTGAAGTTTGGGCAAGATTCATGTCATTGCTCTGCAATTAAAAAGCCCGGGGTTTGCAAATTGATTGAGACTGGTTTTATGGACTTCTGTGAC
It encodes the following:
- the LOC131145743 gene encoding F-box protein At4g22280-like isoform X2, whose product is MGSLQKRTKVLEDAEDRISKLSDSILCHILSFLPTKDAGRTSILSTRWKYLFFSSPTLDFDDSLRLYLGKCNLNSRRNFVNFVYRVLLLRSSLHLNRFRLKCRVKHNDPHVKTWISAAVCRNVQELELKLDISHDLTEDGNSGLLPNDLLNCRALVVLKLDVNGDLNVPSDVSFPSLKILHLQSLFIDYDSYKRILSGCPVLEDLLTYDCMFVQKVQAFDISIPTLKRLTLGLQYLSTRGNFYESEVVIDAPCLQYFRYSGNAAKNYTLKGLTSLAEAHICIVLSACQDRLSYGSPLSDLFKAISMVESLHLSGCSVRVVKDTQCWLPTFPNLTRLELDSDHDTGLVLLPQLLYSSPKLEALVIGEGFVDVKESLINFPDSSSGCLSHLKEVELKEFNGKEDELQLVEYLLESAEVLEKMTISYFGLEQFEMDLHIGKKLLTFPRHSKACRIFLNVDLKDETNFLNHFWYMPEPV
- the LOC131145743 gene encoding F-box protein At4g22280-like isoform X1 gives rise to the protein MGSLQKRTKVLEDAEDRISKLSDSILCHILSFLPTKDAGRTSILSTRWKYLFFSSPTLDFDDSLRLYLGKCNLNSRRNFVNFVYRVLLLRSSLHLNRFRLKCRVKHNDPHVKTWISAAVCRNVQELELKLDISHDLTEDGNSGLLPNDLLNCRALVVLKLDVNGDLNVPSDVSFPSLKILHLQSLFIDYDSYKRILSGCPVLEDLLTYDCMFVQKVQAFDISIPTLKRLTLGLQYLSTRGNFYESEVVIDAPCLQYFRYSGNAAKNYTLKGLTSLAEAHICIVLSACQDRLSYGSPLSDLFKAISMVESLHLSGCSVRVSNNLLLLLSCMKVVKDTQCWLPTFPNLTRLELDSDHDTGLVLLPQLLYSSPKLEALVIGEGFVDVKESLINFPDSSSGCLSHLKEVELKEFNGKEDELQLVEYLLESAEVLEKMTISYFGLEQFEMDLHIGKKLLTFPRHSKACRIFLNVDLKDETNFLNHFWYMPEPV